The Herbaspirillum sp. RTI4 genome has a segment encoding these proteins:
- the mdeB gene encoding alpha-ketoglutarate dehydrogenase: MQNPSAEILAKEFDTDASETQEWLDSLRAVVAEVGPERARFLLSRLSSAAQQWGINWRDARNTPYINTVRSGEEPPYPGGSDAQVMEEHLAGIMRWNALAMVVRANRSYGELGGHIASYASAADLFEVGFNHFFRARTESFLGDLVYYQPHSAPGIYARAFLEGDLSETDLTFYRREIEAGKQGARGLSSYPHPWLMPDFWQFPTGSMGIGPINAIYQARFLRYLEHRDLVPEQARKVWGVFGDGEMDEPESLAALSLAAREKLDNLVFVVNCNLQRLDGPVRGNGHIVDELETLFAGAGWNVIKLLWGSDWDALFARDKDGDLVDALNRTVDGQLQTFAANDGAFNRERFFGQNPALKAIGDTLTDDEINRLRRGGHDMKKIHAAYAAAAAHRGQPTVILAQTKKGYGMGSAGEGKMTTHQQKKLDEEALIAFRNRFKLPFDDEACKNLAFYKPAADSAEMKHFHARRAALGGVMPRRVAVGSTQAAPAIESYAKFALASDGKDMSSTMALVRMMGNLLKDPAIGRRVVPIVADEARTFGMANLFRQVGIYSSQGQLYEPEDIGSILSYREARDGQILEEGITEAGAISSWTAAATSYSVHGLAMLPFYIYYSMFGFQRIGDLIWAAADQRARGFLIGATSGRTTLGGEGLQHQDGTSLVVAATIPNCISYDPAYAWELAVIVQEGMRRMLECNHDVFYYITVTNENDAQPSMPQGAYAGVSEGVLRGIYCLEPIAQAQVRLLASGPILKEALAAVQLLAQHFQVAAEAWSVTSFTELARDGIAVERDNRMKGERKQSYLTRQLGVSKAPVIGVSDYVRTLPESIRAFVPASYVTLGTDGFGRSDTRASLRDFFEIDARWIAYAALNELWIADERRQEKLADAAVRLQLDTGKPISTSV; this comes from the coding sequence GTGCAAAACCCGTCCGCCGAAATCCTGGCAAAAGAATTCGATACCGATGCATCTGAAACACAAGAATGGCTGGATTCACTGCGCGCCGTGGTGGCAGAAGTCGGCCCCGAGCGCGCCCGGTTTTTGCTCTCGCGCCTGAGTAGCGCGGCACAGCAATGGGGTATCAACTGGCGCGACGCCAGGAATACGCCTTACATCAATACCGTGCGTAGTGGCGAGGAACCACCTTACCCGGGCGGTTCCGATGCGCAAGTGATGGAAGAGCATCTGGCCGGCATCATGCGCTGGAATGCGCTGGCCATGGTCGTGCGCGCCAATCGCAGTTACGGCGAGCTGGGCGGCCATATCGCCAGCTATGCCTCGGCAGCTGACCTGTTTGAAGTCGGCTTCAACCATTTTTTCCGCGCCCGGACGGAGAGCTTCCTCGGTGATCTGGTGTATTACCAACCGCACTCGGCACCGGGCATTTATGCCCGCGCCTTTCTCGAAGGCGATCTGAGCGAGACCGACCTGACCTTCTACCGCCGCGAAATCGAAGCCGGAAAGCAGGGCGCGCGCGGCTTGTCGTCGTATCCGCATCCTTGGCTGATGCCGGATTTCTGGCAATTTCCTACCGGATCGATGGGCATAGGCCCGATCAACGCCATTTATCAGGCGCGATTTTTACGCTACCTGGAACATCGCGATCTGGTGCCGGAACAAGCGCGCAAGGTGTGGGGCGTGTTTGGCGACGGCGAAATGGACGAGCCGGAATCGCTGGCCGCGCTCAGTCTGGCGGCGCGCGAAAAACTCGACAATCTGGTGTTCGTCGTCAATTGCAATTTGCAGCGGCTGGACGGCCCGGTGCGCGGCAACGGCCACATCGTCGACGAGTTGGAGACCCTGTTCGCCGGTGCCGGTTGGAACGTGATCAAGCTCTTGTGGGGGTCCGATTGGGACGCCTTGTTTGCGCGTGACAAGGATGGCGATCTGGTCGATGCGCTCAATCGTACGGTCGATGGTCAATTGCAAACTTTCGCTGCCAACGACGGGGCCTTCAACCGCGAACGGTTTTTCGGACAGAACCCGGCTCTCAAGGCGATCGGCGATACGCTGACCGACGATGAAATCAACCGCTTGCGGCGCGGCGGGCATGACATGAAAAAAATCCATGCCGCCTATGCTGCTGCCGCCGCGCATCGCGGCCAGCCGACTGTGATCCTGGCGCAAACTAAAAAAGGCTATGGCATGGGCAGCGCGGGCGAAGGGAAGATGACCACGCATCAGCAGAAAAAACTGGATGAGGAGGCATTGATCGCTTTCCGTAACCGTTTCAAATTGCCGTTTGACGATGAGGCTTGCAAGAATCTGGCGTTCTACAAACCGGCTGCCGATAGCGCCGAGATGAAGCACTTCCATGCACGACGCGCAGCATTGGGCGGCGTTATGCCGCGTCGGGTCGCGGTTGGTAGCACGCAGGCAGCGCCGGCCATCGAGTCTTACGCCAAATTCGCACTGGCCAGCGATGGCAAGGACATGTCCTCGACCATGGCGCTGGTGCGCATGATGGGCAATCTGTTGAAAGATCCCGCGATTGGCCGGCGCGTCGTGCCGATTGTGGCGGATGAGGCGCGCACTTTCGGCATGGCCAATCTGTTTCGTCAGGTCGGTATTTATTCTTCTCAAGGGCAGTTGTACGAGCCGGAAGATATTGGCTCCATCCTGTCCTACCGCGAAGCGCGGGACGGGCAGATATTGGAAGAAGGGATTACCGAAGCCGGGGCGATTTCTTCCTGGACCGCCGCCGCGACCAGTTATTCGGTACATGGCTTGGCGATGCTGCCGTTTTACATTTATTACTCGATGTTTGGTTTCCAGCGCATAGGCGATCTGATCTGGGCGGCGGCCGACCAGCGTGCGCGGGGGTTTCTGATCGGCGCGACCTCGGGCCGTACCACCTTGGGTGGCGAAGGGTTGCAGCATCAGGACGGGACCAGTCTGGTGGTTGCCGCAACGATTCCGAATTGCATTTCCTACGATCCGGCCTATGCCTGGGAACTGGCAGTGATCGTGCAGGAAGGCATGCGCCGTATGCTGGAATGTAATCACGACGTGTTCTATTACATCACCGTCACCAACGAAAACGATGCGCAGCCGAGTATGCCGCAGGGGGCGTATGCCGGCGTCAGCGAAGGCGTATTGCGCGGCATCTATTGCCTGGAGCCGATAGCGCAGGCGCAGGTCAGGCTGCTGGCGTCGGGGCCGATTCTGAAAGAAGCGCTGGCAGCGGTGCAATTGCTGGCGCAGCATTTTCAGGTTGCGGCGGAAGCCTGGAGCGTGACCAGTTTTACCGAACTGGCGCGCGACGGCATTGCGGTAGAACGTGACAACCGGATGAAGGGCGAGCGTAAGCAGTCGTATCTGACCCGACAATTGGGGGTAAGCAAAGCGCCGGTAATTGGCGTGAGTGACTATGTGCGCACCTTGCCGGAAAGTATCCGTGCCTTTGTTCCGGCTAGTTACGTGACCCTCGGCACCGATGGTTTCGGACGCAGCGATACGCGGGCCAGTCTGCGCGATTTCTTTGAGATCGACGCCCGCTGGATTGCCTATGCCGCCTTGAATGAACTATGGATAGCCGACGAACGGCGGCAGGAAAAACTGGCGGATGCGGCAGTTCGTTTGCAGCTCGACACCGGCAAACCGATTTCCACTTCGGTATAG
- a CDS encoding MFS transporter — translation MTSTTTDHQAGVRWLPYLVAATFFMEYLDTTVIATALPQMSRSFGVGPNALSIGMTAYMLALAVFIPVSGWIADRYGSRTVFGGAIVVFTVASILCGFSHNLTEFTAARVLQGIGGAMMVPVGRLIVVRNTEKSQLMQAISTITWPAIVAPVVGPPIGGFIVTYASWRWIFFLNIPFGIAALIAVGILVRNQRGEVRKPLDLVGFFLSGGALTGILYGTELASLPGADLGLALAYVAAGIVLGACAYHHAKHRAHPLIDYSTLKIPTYSVTVLTGSVARIGIGAVPYLMPLLFQIGFGLSAFHSGLLLLASALGNLGMKALVSPFLKRYGFKTACIAAASVAGIFTLACGWLSPATPLPLIVLVVFVYGVARSMQFSTLATLAYADIPPSLMSTASTLWSAAAQMTIGMGIAFGALSLNIAEHLRGDAAGAGGTHYLLADFRWAFTFAAIVTFLSLIGYLGMSRDAGIQLGGAGKSRA, via the coding sequence ATGACTTCTACTACTACCGACCATCAGGCTGGCGTCCGCTGGCTACCTTATCTGGTGGCTGCCACTTTTTTCATGGAATACCTGGATACCACCGTGATCGCCACGGCGCTGCCGCAAATGTCGCGCAGCTTCGGTGTCGGCCCCAATGCGCTGAGCATAGGCATGACGGCCTATATGCTGGCACTCGCCGTCTTTATCCCGGTCAGCGGCTGGATTGCCGACCGCTACGGCTCGCGCACTGTATTCGGCGGCGCAATCGTGGTGTTTACCGTAGCGTCCATCCTGTGCGGCTTCTCGCATAACCTCACTGAATTTACCGCTGCCCGGGTGCTGCAAGGGATAGGCGGCGCGATGATGGTGCCGGTGGGTAGGCTGATCGTGGTGCGCAATACAGAAAAAAGCCAGTTGATGCAGGCCATCTCGACCATTACCTGGCCCGCCATCGTCGCGCCCGTCGTCGGCCCACCGATTGGCGGCTTCATCGTGACCTATGCCTCGTGGCGCTGGATTTTTTTCCTCAATATTCCCTTCGGTATTGCTGCCTTGATCGCGGTCGGTATTCTGGTGCGCAATCAACGCGGTGAAGTCAGGAAACCATTGGATCTGGTCGGATTCTTTCTCAGCGGCGGCGCGCTGACCGGAATTCTGTACGGCACCGAGCTGGCCAGTCTGCCGGGTGCTGATCTGGGCCTGGCGCTGGCCTATGTCGCTGCTGGCATTGTGTTGGGCGCATGCGCCTATCACCACGCCAAACACCGCGCCCATCCGCTGATCGATTATTCGACGCTCAAAATACCGACTTATTCGGTCACCGTGCTGACCGGTTCAGTCGCCCGCATCGGTATCGGCGCGGTTCCTTATCTGATGCCGCTACTGTTTCAGATTGGCTTCGGTTTGTCGGCGTTTCATTCGGGTCTGCTGTTGCTGGCCAGCGCGCTCGGCAATCTCGGCATGAAGGCGCTGGTTTCGCCATTCTTGAAACGCTATGGCTTCAAGACGGCTTGTATCGCCGCCGCCAGTGTCGCCGGGATATTCACCCTTGCCTGCGGCTGGCTCTCACCCGCCACGCCCTTGCCGCTGATCGTGCTGGTGGTATTTGTTTATGGCGTGGCGCGGTCGATGCAATTTTCCACGCTGGCGACGCTGGCCTACGCGGATATTCCACCTTCCCTGATGAGCACCGCCAGCACGCTCTGGAGCGCGGCGGCGCAAATGACCATCGGCATGGGGATTGCCTTCGGTGCGCTTTCGCTCAATATCGCCGAACACTTGCGCGGCGATGCTGCCGGGGCCGGTGGCACGCATTACCTCCTCGCCGACTTCCGCTGGGCCTTTACCTTTGCGGCTATCGTCACCTTTCTTTCCCTGATCGGCTATCTGGGCATGTCGCGCGATGCGGGTATCCAGCTTGGCGGGGCAGGCAAGAGCCGCGCTTGA
- a CDS encoding helix-turn-helix transcriptional regulator, with protein MTIDFDAIHKALSNPVRRDILTWLKSPEQYFAQQDYPLELGVCAGLIDQRIGLSQSTVSAHLATLIKAQLLQAKRVGQWSFFSRNEPVIQAFLEHIHQDL; from the coding sequence ATGACCATCGACTTCGACGCCATCCATAAAGCCCTGTCCAACCCGGTGCGGCGCGATATTTTGACGTGGCTGAAAAGTCCCGAGCAGTATTTCGCGCAACAGGATTACCCGCTGGAACTGGGTGTCTGCGCCGGCCTGATCGATCAGCGGATAGGTTTGTCGCAATCGACCGTTTCGGCGCATCTGGCCACGCTGATCAAGGCGCAGTTGCTGCAGGCGAAGCGAGTCGGTCAATGGAGTTTTTTTAGCCGTAACGAACCCGTGATCCAGGCTTTTTTGGAACATATTCATCAAGATTTATAG
- a CDS encoding Lrp/AsnC family transcriptional regulator produces MELDTIDLRILNILQADCDVSNVELAAKINLSPSPTLARVKRLEHSGIIARRVALIDPHTVGLKVNVFVKISLENQQSELLTQFEQAVSMFDEVMEVYLMTGDEDYLLRVVVQDLPALEHFIRHHLTNIPGIKNIRSSFALKQVKYKTALPTGSRTS; encoded by the coding sequence ATAGAACTCGACACGATAGATTTGCGCATCCTCAACATCCTCCAGGCCGATTGCGATGTGAGCAATGTCGAGCTGGCCGCGAAAATCAATCTTTCTCCCTCACCCACACTGGCGCGGGTCAAGCGACTGGAACACAGCGGCATCATTGCGCGTCGGGTCGCGCTCATCGACCCGCATACCGTCGGTTTGAAGGTCAATGTCTTCGTCAAAATCAGTCTGGAAAACCAGCAGTCGGAACTGCTGACCCAGTTCGAGCAGGCCGTCAGCATGTTCGATGAAGTCATGGAGGTGTATCTCATGACCGGCGACGAGGATTATTTACTGCGTGTGGTGGTGCAGGATTTGCCGGCGCTGGAACACTTCATCCGGCATCACCTGACCAACATCCCGGGAATCAAGAATATCCGCTCCAGCTTCGCGCTCAAGCAAGTCAAATACAAGACCGCTTTACCGACCGGCAGTCGCACAAGCTGA
- the grxD gene encoding Grx4 family monothiol glutaredoxin — MSEVQAWIKETVTQNPVVLFMKGTAQFPQCGFSGKAIQLLKASGVENIVTINVLDNPDVRAGIKEYSNWPTVPQLYVNGEFVGGSDILTEMFDSGELQTLLKA, encoded by the coding sequence ATGAGCGAAGTACAAGCCTGGATCAAGGAAACCGTCACCCAGAACCCGGTCGTTCTGTTCATGAAAGGCACTGCCCAGTTTCCGCAATGCGGCTTTTCAGGCAAAGCCATTCAATTACTCAAAGCCAGCGGCGTCGAAAACATCGTTACCATCAACGTGCTGGATAACCCCGATGTGCGCGCCGGTATCAAGGAATACTCGAACTGGCCAACCGTCCCGCAACTTTACGTCAACGGTGAATTCGTCGGCGGTTCCGACATCCTCACTGAAATGTTCGATTCCGGCGAACTGCAAACTTTACTCAAAGCCTGA
- a CDS encoding alkene reductase — translation MTTLFSPIKIGDLQLANRIVMAPLTRSRAGAERVPNALMAEYYVQRASAGLIITEATSVTPQGVGYAETPGIWSAEQVEGWKLITSAVHAAGSKIVLQLWHVGRISDPSFLNGELPVAPSAIAAKGHVSLIRPERPYVTPRALTLDEIPGVVAAYRKGAENAKLAGFDGVEIHGANGYLLDQFLQDGTNHRTDIYGGSLENRARLMLEITDACIEVWGAGRVGMHLAPACDTHDMSDSDPAATFGYVATELGKRGIAFICAREGQSPTRLGPQLKKAFGGVYIANQQLTKASAQQLLTDGDADAVAFGQLFIANPDLPRRLQTDAALNAPDTSTFYAPGVAGYTDYPALAA, via the coding sequence ATGACTACTCTCTTTTCTCCTATTAAAATCGGCGATCTTCAATTGGCCAACCGCATCGTGATGGCTCCACTCACCCGCTCACGTGCCGGCGCAGAACGCGTGCCCAATGCCTTGATGGCCGAATATTATGTGCAGCGCGCTTCTGCCGGTCTGATCATCACCGAAGCAACTTCCGTCACACCGCAAGGCGTTGGCTATGCGGAAACCCCAGGCATCTGGTCTGCTGAACAAGTCGAAGGCTGGAAACTGATTACCTCGGCAGTCCATGCCGCTGGCAGCAAAATCGTCTTGCAGCTGTGGCACGTCGGTCGCATTTCTGATCCGTCCTTCCTGAACGGCGAATTGCCAGTCGCGCCAAGTGCCATTGCCGCCAAGGGTCATGTCAGTCTGATTCGCCCTGAGCGCCCTTACGTCACGCCGCGCGCGTTGACGCTGGATGAAATCCCGGGTGTCGTTGCCGCTTATCGCAAAGGTGCTGAAAACGCGAAACTGGCCGGCTTCGACGGCGTGGAAATCCACGGCGCGAACGGTTACCTGCTCGACCAGTTTTTGCAAGATGGCACCAACCATCGCACCGACATTTACGGCGGCTCGCTGGAAAACCGCGCGCGCCTGATGCTGGAAATCACCGATGCCTGTATTGAGGTATGGGGCGCAGGACGCGTCGGCATGCATCTGGCCCCGGCCTGCGATACGCACGACATGAGCGACTCTGATCCGGCCGCCACTTTCGGCTACGTCGCTACTGAACTGGGCAAGCGCGGCATTGCCTTCATCTGCGCACGAGAAGGCCAATCACCAACCCGTCTCGGCCCTCAACTGAAGAAAGCCTTTGGTGGCGTGTATATCGCCAATCAGCAGCTGACCAAGGCAAGCGCGCAACAATTGCTGACCGACGGTGATGCCGATGCGGTTGCTTTCGGTCAATTGTTTATCGCCAATCCCGATTTGCCGCGTCGTCTGCAAACGGATGCTGCGCTGAATGCACCGGACACCAGCACTTTTTATGCGCCTGGCGTAGCTGGCTATACGGACTATCCGGCGCTGGCTGCTTAA
- a CDS encoding SDR family oxidoreductase — MAALKRIALVTGAGSGIGREIALALLADGYGVVLAGRRLPALEETLALAGTTAVNGLVVSSDISDPASVKFLFAQTVRHFGRLDLLFNNAGVFAPPVSLEDMPIEQWRAAVDINLTGAFLCTQEAFRVMKMQQPRGGRIINNGSISAHAPRPFSVAYTATKHAITGLTKSTSLDGRRYDIACGQIDIGNASTDMTILMKKGILQANGSTEIEPTMAVSHVARAILYMDSLPLDANVQFMTVMATNMPYIGRG; from the coding sequence ATGGCGGCATTAAAAAGAATTGCCCTGGTGACGGGAGCCGGTTCCGGCATCGGTCGTGAAATCGCGCTGGCGCTGCTGGCCGATGGGTATGGTGTGGTACTGGCCGGGCGGCGCTTGCCGGCGCTGGAAGAAACGCTGGCGCTGGCGGGTACTACCGCTGTTAATGGACTGGTCGTTTCCAGCGACATCAGCGATCCGGCCTCCGTCAAATTCTTGTTTGCGCAAACCGTCCGCCATTTTGGGCGGCTCGATTTACTGTTCAATAACGCGGGAGTTTTTGCGCCGCCGGTTTCTTTGGAAGATATGCCGATTGAGCAGTGGAGAGCGGCAGTCGACATTAATCTGACGGGCGCTTTTTTATGTACTCAGGAAGCGTTCCGGGTCATGAAAATGCAGCAGCCGCGCGGCGGTCGCATCATCAATAACGGATCGATTTCGGCGCATGCGCCGCGGCCGTTCTCGGTGGCGTATACCGCGACCAAGCATGCGATCACGGGTCTGACCAAATCGACCTCGCTGGATGGGCGGCGCTACGATATCGCCTGCGGTCAGATCGACATCGGCAACGCCTCCACCGATATGACTATCCTGATGAAAAAAGGAATTTTGCAAGCCAATGGTTCGACCGAGATCGAGCCGACCATGGCCGTCTCGCATGTGGCGCGCGCCATCCTGTACATGGACAGTTTGCCGCTGGACGCGAACGTGCAATTCATGACGGTGATGGCCACCAATATGCCGTATATCGGGCGCGGTTGA
- a CDS encoding Cache 3/Cache 2 fusion domain-containing protein has translation MTAFTTYWRNTRIGIKLPLSNFLFVGVVFAVFIAAIGQQISATIEARANVDVGEKTALLVNLIESSDRDLRSRVGSLSKAFQTNLSGEFELDPATIDVKGKPTPTLKLNGKVVNLDFSVADQFTASTGAVATVFVKMGEDFVRVSTSLKNEKGERAIGTLLDRAHPGYKAAIVGGNYAGVATLFGRQFITQYEPIKDGQGKIVGLSFVGLDFTDYLNNLKSTIRALKIGQTGYFYVLDARPGASYGDLIVHPSQEGKNLLGSKDPSGRAFIKDILEQKTGVIRYPWINKELGEASARDKVVAFSYLKSWNWVIVGGTYVDEYTSEVRDLRNLFAVIGVVLVLLIAGFMYVLIRGLVTSPLVKASAAAQLLSEGDLSTQLTIDRDDEMGQLMVSINKIGKGLSEVVQAVRRESNGIASASTEIAQGNMDLSSRTETQASALEETAASMEQLNATVKQNADNAEQANQLALTASTVAMSGGEVVTQVVDTMKGIVDSSRKIADIIGVIDGITFQTNILALNAAVEAARAGEQGRGFAVVASEVRSLAGRSAQAAKEIKVLINDSVARVEQGTLLADRAGNTMSEVVGSIKRVTDIMGEISIASNQQALGVAQVGEAVTQMDETTQQNSALVEEMSAAASSLQSQSQALVKTVSVFKLGDEYNSTRNSAIGGGSVVTVLPGLPFHGRSEK, from the coding sequence ATGACCGCCTTCACTACTTACTGGCGCAATACCCGTATCGGCATCAAGCTACCGCTGAGTAATTTTTTGTTTGTGGGTGTGGTTTTTGCGGTGTTTATTGCGGCGATTGGTCAGCAGATATCCGCCACGATCGAAGCCCGCGCCAACGTCGATGTCGGCGAAAAAACCGCGCTGCTGGTCAATCTGATTGAATCTTCCGACAGAGATCTCAGGAGTCGCGTAGGGTCGCTATCGAAAGCCTTTCAAACCAATTTGTCCGGTGAGTTTGAGCTTGATCCGGCAACGATCGATGTCAAAGGAAAGCCGACGCCGACGTTGAAACTCAACGGCAAAGTTGTCAACCTTGACTTCTCAGTGGCCGACCAGTTCACCGCATCGACGGGTGCGGTTGCCACGGTTTTCGTCAAGATGGGGGAGGACTTTGTCCGCGTCTCCACTTCTCTCAAAAATGAAAAAGGTGAGCGTGCCATTGGTACTCTGCTCGATCGCGCGCATCCTGGATATAAGGCTGCGATAGTGGGGGGAAACTATGCCGGCGTAGCGACGCTATTCGGACGCCAGTTCATTACGCAATATGAACCGATCAAGGACGGGCAGGGGAAAATTGTGGGACTGAGTTTTGTCGGATTGGATTTCACGGACTATCTGAATAATTTGAAAAGCACTATTCGCGCTTTGAAAATCGGCCAAACGGGTTATTTCTATGTGCTCGATGCACGACCCGGTGCCAGCTATGGCGATTTGATCGTTCACCCCTCGCAGGAAGGAAAAAATCTTCTCGGGTCCAAGGACCCGTCCGGTCGGGCATTCATCAAGGACATTCTGGAACAAAAGACGGGCGTGATTCGCTATCCCTGGATCAACAAGGAGCTGGGTGAGGCCAGCGCACGCGACAAAGTCGTGGCGTTCTCTTACTTGAAGAGCTGGAACTGGGTCATCGTGGGCGGCACTTATGTCGATGAATACACCAGCGAAGTGCGCGATCTGCGTAATCTGTTTGCCGTCATTGGTGTCGTGCTGGTATTGCTGATCGCCGGCTTCATGTATGTATTGATTCGTGGATTGGTCACTTCGCCTCTGGTTAAGGCCAGTGCGGCGGCGCAATTGCTGTCAGAGGGTGACTTGAGTACCCAACTCACTATCGATCGCGACGACGAAATGGGACAGTTGATGGTCTCCATCAACAAGATTGGCAAAGGCTTAAGCGAGGTGGTTCAGGCTGTTCGCCGGGAGTCGAACGGCATCGCTTCGGCGAGTACGGAAATCGCGCAAGGCAACATGGATCTATCGAGCCGTACCGAAACGCAAGCCAGTGCGCTGGAAGAGACGGCGGCGTCGATGGAGCAACTTAACGCGACGGTCAAACAAAATGCGGATAACGCGGAACAGGCGAATCAACTGGCACTTACCGCGTCCACTGTCGCCATGAGCGGTGGTGAGGTGGTGACACAGGTGGTCGATACGATGAAGGGAATCGTCGATAGCTCGCGCAAGATCGCCGACATCATCGGCGTGATCGATGGGATTACCTTCCAGACCAATATCCTCGCGCTGAATGCCGCAGTGGAAGCCGCTCGCGCTGGAGAACAAGGCCGTGGTTTTGCGGTGGTGGCCAGCGAGGTGCGTAGTCTGGCCGGGCGTAGCGCGCAAGCGGCCAAGGAAATCAAGGTGCTGATCAACGATAGTGTCGCGCGCGTGGAGCAAGGAACTTTGCTGGCCGATCGCGCTGGCAATACCATGTCTGAAGTGGTGGGGTCGATCAAGCGCGTTACCGACATCATGGGCGAGATCAGCATCGCCAGTAATCAGCAGGCATTGGGCGTAGCGCAGGTCGGTGAGGCAGTCACGCAGATGGATGAGACGACACAACAAAATTCTGCGCTGGTTGAGGAAATGTCCGCTGCTGCCAGCAGTCTTCAATCGCAATCGCAGGCGTTGGTGAAAACGGTGTCCGTGTTTAAGCTGGGTGATGAGTACAACAGCACCCGGAATTCTGCGATTGGAGGAGGTTCGGTGGTGACTGTGCTGCCGGGTTTGCCATTTCATGGTAGATCTGAAAAATAA
- a CDS encoding UbiX family flavin prenyltransferase, giving the protein MKKPPFRLIIAITGATGAIYGVRLLQVLREAGIAETHLMVSDAAVLNLHQELDMNRKDVEALADVVHNVRDVGASIASGSFESDGMIIAPCSMKTLAAVAHGLSDNLITRSADVVLKERRRLVLMVRETPFNLAHLRNMTSVTEMGGIVYPPLPGFYHRPQSIAEMVDHTVGRVLDLFALPHELTPRWSGIRSTP; this is encoded by the coding sequence ATGAAAAAACCTCCGTTTCGCCTCATCATTGCCATCACCGGGGCTACCGGCGCCATCTATGGCGTACGACTGCTGCAAGTCCTGAGAGAAGCCGGCATCGCCGAAACGCACCTGATGGTGTCCGATGCCGCCGTACTCAATCTGCATCAGGAACTGGACATGAACCGCAAGGATGTCGAAGCGCTGGCAGATGTGGTGCATAACGTGCGCGACGTCGGTGCCTCGATTGCCAGCGGTTCTTTCGAATCGGATGGCATGATCATCGCGCCCTGTTCCATGAAAACACTAGCTGCCGTGGCGCACGGTTTATCCGATAACCTGATTACGCGTTCTGCCGACGTGGTGCTCAAGGAACGGCGCCGCCTGGTACTGATGGTGCGCGAAACACCCTTCAACCTGGCGCACTTGCGCAACATGACTTCCGTGACCGAAATGGGCGGCATCGTTTATCCGCCGCTGCCCGGCTTTTATCACCGGCCACAATCGATTGCGGAAATGGTGGATCACACCGTGGGAAGAGTGTTGGATTTGTTCGCGCTCCCGCACGAACTGACGCCGCGCTGGAGCGGCATTCGCAGCACTCCCTGA
- the hpf gene encoding ribosome hibernation-promoting factor, HPF/YfiA family, translating to MNLTISGHHLDVTPAIREYVMTKVERIKRHFDHVIDVSVVLTVDKLTEKEKRQKAEINVHIKGKDIHVESLAHDLYAAIDALIDKLDRQVLKHKGQLQDHQSDVKRLPIDIEAAT from the coding sequence ATGAATCTGACAATCAGCGGGCATCACCTCGATGTAACACCAGCCATCCGTGAATACGTCATGACCAAGGTCGAACGTATCAAACGCCATTTCGACCACGTCATCGACGTCAGCGTCGTCCTCACCGTCGATAAACTGACAGAAAAGGAAAAACGGCAGAAAGCGGAAATCAATGTCCATATCAAGGGCAAAGATATTCACGTGGAAAGTCTCGCGCACGACCTGTACGCCGCAATCGATGCACTGATCGACAAACTGGATCGCCAAGTATTGAAGCACAAGGGCCAGCTACAAGATCATCAATCGGACGTTAAACGCCTGCCAATCGACATCGAAGCAGCGACTTAA